One Tumebacillus sp. BK434 genomic window carries:
- a CDS encoding metallophosphoesterase: MTIGIILLLILAVLVILVLGDVIVETRFPKIADVEVTCKGLSGGQELRILQVTDLHNMHLNDRFLERLIATLPDLVAITGDLINGQEADFHRVYRVIEKLRAACPHLYFVSGNNDWEHRRYRELAEGLRARDVHVLCNRSVELTIRGMEMIIVGVDDPHTKRDRLGEAFQGVERGGRFALLLAHDPMIIRKSQAFQADLILAGHTHGGQVRFPFVGAVVAPGQGYFPKYDKGTFHLPEGTVMHIDSGLGTSGIPVRFLNRSQVSVLQVKGEA, encoded by the coding sequence ATGACGATCGGTATCATCCTGCTGCTGATTTTAGCGGTGCTGGTCATTCTGGTGCTTGGCGACGTGATCGTGGAGACACGTTTTCCCAAGATCGCAGATGTGGAAGTGACGTGTAAGGGGCTGTCCGGTGGGCAGGAACTGCGCATTCTGCAGGTGACAGACCTGCATAACATGCATCTGAATGACCGGTTTCTGGAGCGGCTCATCGCGACGCTGCCCGATCTGGTGGCGATCACCGGCGACCTGATCAACGGACAGGAAGCCGATTTCCACCGCGTCTATCGCGTGATCGAGAAACTGCGGGCAGCCTGCCCGCATCTGTACTTCGTGTCGGGCAACAACGACTGGGAGCATCGGAGGTACCGGGAGCTGGCGGAGGGCTTGCGCGCGCGGGATGTGCACGTGCTGTGCAACAGAAGCGTTGAACTTACGATCCGGGGCATGGAGATGATCATCGTGGGCGTGGATGACCCGCATACGAAGCGGGATCGCTTGGGCGAAGCGTTCCAAGGGGTCGAAAGGGGCGGGCGGTTCGCGCTGCTGCTCGCGCATGATCCGATGATCATCCGCAAGTCACAGGCGTTTCAGGCCGATCTGATCTTGGCCGGGCATACGCACGGGGGACAGGTGCGCTTTCCATTCGTGGGAGCGGTGGTGGCGCCGGGGCAGGGGTATTTTCCGAAGTATGACAAAGGGACGTTTCACTTGCCGGAAGGGACGGTCATGCACATCGACAGCGGGTTGGGAACGAGCGGGATACCGGTGCGTTTTCTCAATCGGAGTCAGGTGAGTGTCTTGCAGGTGAAAGGCGAGGCGTAG
- a CDS encoding M67 family metallopeptidase produces the protein MLQVSEELIAETIADLKRCLPQEGVGLWSGREREVLRWRSLQNVAADLQTGYLVQPQEWLEALAEVRQAGLAPLALVHSHPTAAAVPSARDRREWMYPELWCVIVSFQDRSPVWQAYQIKRTAP, from the coding sequence ATGCTGCAGGTGTCGGAAGAGTTGATCGCAGAGACCATCGCCGACCTGAAGCGCTGCCTGCCTCAAGAAGGGGTCGGGCTGTGGAGCGGACGGGAGCGGGAGGTGCTGCGCTGGCGGTCGCTGCAGAACGTGGCGGCCGATCTGCAGACCGGCTACCTCGTGCAGCCGCAGGAGTGGCTTGAGGCACTGGCTGAAGTTCGCCAGGCGGGCCTCGCACCGCTGGCGCTGGTGCATTCCCATCCGACGGCAGCAGCCGTTCCATCTGCCCGCGACCGGAGAGAGTGGATGTATCCGGAGCTATGGTGTGTGATCGTATCGTTTCAAGACCGATCGCCTGTCTGGCAGGCGTATCAAATCAAAAGGACGGCTCCTTGA
- a CDS encoding S-layer homology domain-containing protein yields the protein MSKWGKAVLTALMLLGTATPALAAEDTQWLATAQDRGLMIGDTNGKLRETDFLTRREAAVIVANLLQAVPLTMKTKPSFSDVKIGDWGYGALEALADADILHGDEQGRFHPNLPITRQELAVLLVKASGMGTGGQTPDFADEKLIAVWAQPFAHRAAGLGLIEPAGEHFKPLNPVRRQEAAKMMVKTMDMYAAGQSQEAGVWQTITTQTRAIRDQNLQAYLATLDPANQEFVAERKNWFLDLTEHADKIQDFGLKPIRVTVLDDQKVLVTFEQSYTMNGEPYRITYQERFVKTESGLLDSDLNFETLATEHYTIKYLRPDREVAEKIAVDAELAYDRLMEKLEDKRLGKKTTIKLYDDLELLRQSVKLSFGWQFSGWYEYSESIKANSLWGTAANYAIVIGHETAHELTIAAANNNLPYWYAEGLAVHYSGQMTAPWDGTIVSLPELEAKNLEAMTAGEEVQQYYTVSGMVVQFLSDTYGAAKVNALTAELGSFPLGAGTIGVLDAANKQKFHTAAPSVLGVSMEELNTAWLGWLTSRK from the coding sequence ATGAGCAAATGGGGAAAAGCAGTGCTAACAGCCCTGATGCTGCTGGGGACGGCAACGCCGGCATTGGCCGCAGAAGACACGCAATGGCTCGCAACAGCTCAAGATCGAGGGCTGATGATTGGTGATACGAACGGCAAGCTTCGGGAAACCGATTTCCTGACCCGCCGGGAAGCGGCGGTGATCGTGGCGAATCTGCTTCAAGCGGTCCCGTTGACGATGAAGACCAAGCCTTCTTTTTCCGATGTGAAAATTGGCGACTGGGGCTATGGAGCGTTAGAGGCGTTGGCCGATGCGGACATCCTGCACGGCGACGAGCAGGGGCGTTTCCATCCCAACCTGCCGATCACACGCCAAGAGCTGGCCGTGCTGCTCGTCAAGGCGAGCGGGATGGGCACTGGCGGTCAAACTCCCGATTTTGCTGATGAAAAGCTGATCGCAGTCTGGGCACAGCCGTTTGCGCACCGTGCGGCCGGCCTTGGCCTGATCGAACCGGCCGGGGAGCATTTCAAGCCCTTGAACCCGGTACGGCGCCAAGAGGCCGCCAAGATGATGGTCAAAACGATGGACATGTATGCGGCCGGACAGTCGCAAGAAGCCGGGGTCTGGCAAACGATCACCACCCAGACCCGCGCCATTCGTGACCAGAATCTGCAGGCGTACCTCGCCACGCTTGACCCAGCGAATCAAGAATTCGTCGCCGAGCGCAAAAACTGGTTCCTCGACCTGACCGAACATGCGGACAAGATCCAAGACTTCGGCTTGAAGCCGATCCGGGTGACGGTGCTGGACGATCAGAAGGTGCTTGTCACGTTCGAACAATCTTATACCATGAATGGCGAACCATACCGAATCACGTATCAGGAACGGTTTGTCAAAACGGAGAGCGGGCTACTCGACAGCGACCTCAACTTCGAAACGCTGGCAACGGAACACTATACGATCAAATACCTCCGTCCCGACCGCGAAGTGGCGGAAAAAATCGCGGTCGATGCGGAGCTTGCCTATGACCGGCTGATGGAGAAGCTGGAAGACAAGCGGCTTGGCAAAAAGACGACGATCAAGCTGTACGACGACTTGGAGCTCTTGCGCCAGTCGGTCAAACTGTCCTTCGGCTGGCAGTTCTCAGGGTGGTACGAGTATTCCGAGTCGATCAAAGCGAACTCGCTGTGGGGCACGGCGGCCAACTACGCCATCGTGATCGGGCACGAGACGGCACATGAGCTCACCATCGCTGCTGCGAACAACAACCTGCCCTACTGGTACGCGGAAGGGCTGGCCGTTCACTACTCCGGCCAGATGACCGCACCATGGGACGGCACGATCGTGTCGCTGCCGGAGCTCGAAGCGAAGAACCTCGAAGCGATGACGGCAGGCGAAGAAGTCCAGCAATACTACACCGTCTCCGGGATGGTCGTGCAATTCCTGTCCGATACATACGGAGCTGCCAAAGTGAATGCGTTGACGGCAGAGCTTGGCAGCTTTCCGCTCGGCGCAGGCACGATCGGTGTGCTCGATGCGGCAAACAAACAGAAGTTCCACACCGCCGCGCCAAGCGTGCTCGGCGTGAGCATGGAAGAGCTCAACACCGCCTGGCTGGGCTGGCTGACATCCAGAAAGTGA
- a CDS encoding type II secretion system F family protein gives MNTRFDIAAWGAFAGRLARLLHGGVPLLEALAFLAARGSAKERAWYEEVQLRLQAGHPLSDSIKRGEAPLMMQALVEVGEHGGDLAGSLLRSADYCAEQVKWRRERRQAMLYPLLVGAVLVFLSLFLFGVVVPRFAELYAGMGLEVQGATRLLFGLSEAYPLLLGALFAALGTSMAWKAGSKKGRGTSSLLPKLERVPFLRRLLLVERTHEWVATLGLLLDGGVPLVQALYVQERLPLREENRSACVRIRDKVLQGSPLGDAVECEQLDAALPLAIGVAEVTGELSRALLAVERELAEQRRQLMSLMIKALEPILLLIAGLFVGLVALLMMWPMLNLIQSI, from the coding sequence ATGAACACGCGCTTCGACATCGCCGCATGGGGAGCGTTTGCCGGACGGTTGGCCCGGCTGTTGCACGGCGGCGTGCCGCTTTTGGAAGCGCTGGCCTTCCTGGCGGCACGCGGCAGCGCCAAAGAGCGCGCCTGGTACGAGGAGGTGCAGCTTCGCCTGCAGGCCGGCCATCCGCTGTCCGACTCGATAAAACGGGGCGAAGCGCCTTTGATGATGCAAGCGCTGGTCGAAGTCGGCGAGCACGGCGGCGATCTGGCCGGCAGTCTGCTTCGCTCGGCCGACTATTGTGCCGAGCAGGTCAAATGGCGCCGCGAGCGCAGACAGGCGATGCTCTATCCGCTGCTGGTCGGGGCGGTGCTCGTCTTCCTCTCGCTGTTTCTGTTTGGTGTCGTCGTGCCGCGTTTTGCCGAGCTATACGCCGGCATGGGGCTGGAAGTACAGGGCGCGACCCGGTTGCTGTTTGGCTTGAGCGAAGCCTATCCGCTGTTGCTGGGAGCCCTGTTTGCGGCACTCGGCACCAGCATGGCGTGGAAGGCGGGAAGCAAGAAAGGGAGGGGCACTTCTTCCTTGTTGCCCAAGCTGGAGCGAGTGCCGTTTCTACGCCGTCTGCTGCTCGTGGAGCGCACCCACGAATGGGTGGCGACGCTCGGCCTGCTTCTCGACGGAGGCGTGCCGCTCGTGCAGGCGCTCTACGTGCAGGAGCGTCTTCCTCTGCGTGAGGAGAATCGCAGCGCTTGTGTGCGCATTCGTGACAAAGTGCTGCAGGGCAGCCCGCTCGGTGATGCGGTCGAATGCGAGCAGCTCGATGCCGCCCTGCCGCTGGCGATCGGCGTGGCCGAAGTGACGGGCGAGCTTTCGCGGGCCCTGCTGGCGGTCGAACGCGAACTGGCCGAGCAGCGCCGGCAGTTGATGAGCTTGATGATCAAAGCGCTGGAGCCAATCCTGCTCCTGATCGCCGGGCTGTTTGTCGGTCTGGTGGCCCTGCTGATGATGTGGCCGATGCTCAACCTGATTCAATCGATTTAA
- a CDS encoding prepilin-type N-terminal cleavage/methylation domain-containing protein, producing MSCRQRRSEAGHTLLELLLVLSIIGVLFTLLIPAVNRLYQRFELDTASHLVTTELRRAQVSARVHGDEHEVRFNRFTPRYTLWEQGVFLQQQQLPSRVAYRLGYIENAVATLVFGPTRATGSGSIRLVNGVGQQADIKIYPVSGHIAHDGVLP from the coding sequence ATGAGCTGCCGACAACGGCGCAGCGAAGCAGGGCATACCCTGCTGGAACTGCTTCTCGTCCTCTCCATCATCGGTGTTCTGTTCACGCTCCTGATCCCGGCTGTCAACCGGCTTTACCAGCGCTTCGAACTGGACACGGCAAGCCATCTCGTCACCACCGAATTACGGCGTGCGCAAGTCAGCGCCCGAGTGCATGGTGATGAACACGAAGTGAGGTTCAACCGCTTCACGCCCCGCTACACCTTGTGGGAACAAGGTGTGTTCCTGCAGCAGCAGCAACTTCCATCACGGGTCGCCTACCGCCTCGGCTACATCGAAAACGCAGTCGCGACCTTAGTCTTCGGTCCGACCAGAGCCACGGGCAGCGGAAGCATCCGCCTGGTAAACGGCGTCGGACAGCAAGCGGACATCAAAATCTACCCGGTCAGCGGCCATATCGCACACGATGGAGTGCTGCCATGA
- a CDS encoding ABC transporter permease subunit has product MLGILLIANLGKGILVVEPDQLGLKLMPGVTLAEVAARYPDITIVDETHNIVQLPTGTRKDFWARFDRDCSQYYPACYIDRSLSVPKAPTFSFSAYSEAVGEQLKGLFQGEYGAVIYNTGRKGQREVPITETLGMMVGRSLSYLIPGTVLGIALGYLLALCAVWRPWLGRGIDKLHGLLLGLPDFFIIVIIQMLAIQLAKQSGHKVINIMQFGSEVPLLIPMVAISILPALLVYGTVRIAVKREWEEGYIKTAYSKGLSRTRVFFRHILRNTSEDLLTILPRTITAAITALVVAEVMTGTFGLGGYTSNPSIAQVTSLPVTCAILACFALASNALFLLLRKLIVVNTKEGA; this is encoded by the coding sequence GTGCTTGGCATATTGCTGATCGCCAATCTCGGCAAAGGCATACTCGTCGTAGAGCCTGACCAGTTGGGTCTGAAACTGATGCCGGGGGTTACCTTAGCAGAAGTGGCCGCCCGCTACCCGGACATCACCATCGTGGACGAAACGCACAACATAGTACAGCTTCCGACCGGCACCCGGAAGGACTTCTGGGCGCGATTCGATCGGGATTGCAGCCAATATTACCCGGCCTGCTATATCGACCGGTCGCTTTCCGTGCCCAAAGCGCCAACGTTTAGCTTCTCCGCTTACAGCGAAGCGGTCGGCGAACAGCTCAAAGGGCTGTTCCAAGGCGAATATGGCGCGGTTATCTACAACACCGGGCGCAAGGGACAGCGGGAAGTGCCGATCACCGAAACGCTCGGGATGATGGTCGGACGCTCGCTATCTTATCTGATCCCCGGCACCGTGCTCGGCATCGCCCTTGGCTATCTGCTCGCCTTGTGCGCGGTGTGGAGACCTTGGCTCGGGCGCGGTATCGATAAACTGCACGGGCTGCTGCTCGGTCTGCCCGACTTTTTTATCATCGTTATCATTCAGATGCTGGCCATCCAACTCGCCAAGCAGAGCGGTCATAAAGTGATCAACATCATGCAGTTCGGTTCGGAAGTGCCCTTGTTGATCCCGATGGTCGCCATCTCCATCCTGCCCGCCTTGCTGGTCTACGGCACCGTGCGGATCGCCGTGAAGCGGGAATGGGAAGAAGGGTATATCAAAACGGCCTATTCGAAAGGATTATCGCGCACCCGAGTCTTCTTCCGGCACATTTTGCGCAATACCTCGGAAGACCTGCTGACCATTCTGCCGCGCACGATCACAGCGGCGATCACGGCGCTGGTGGTGGCCGAAGTGATGACCGGCACGTTCGGGCTTGGTGGATATACGAGCAACCCTTCGATCGCCCAAGTTACGTCGCTGCCTGTCACCTGTGCGATTCTCGCCTGCTTTGCGCTGGCCTCGAACGCTTTGTTCCTGCTGCTGCGCAAATTGATCGTGGTCAACACCAAGGAGGGCGCGTAG
- a CDS encoding S66 peptidase family protein, giving the protein MSHNMRYPQPLQAGGRIAVNAPSSGITVDWKAYLEQARRNVEAAGYDVQISDTVWSNVQLTSASKEVRAEEMQRFLLDPNIQAVVPVWGGEFLFEILPLLDWERLKAADPKWVLGYSDLTTFCFVHTLLTGQATAHGNNFFDLGTTPWDALTRRWTDVLATPEGGQVRQMSSERYQKHWSRKQPSDPFALTEETAWKLLGREQQTQAEVEFSGRLLGGCWEILRSLVGTRYAPVQQFVRDYCREEGVIWYLESSEINAAEMYRSLWQMKDAGWFEGATGFLIGRARGNVDVSDFHYQDALHRALDDLQVPVIYEADVGHLPPQMILVNGAVARVSYQNGKGTLVMEYR; this is encoded by the coding sequence ATGAGTCACAACATGCGCTATCCGCAGCCGTTGCAGGCGGGCGGACGAATTGCTGTCAACGCACCGTCTTCCGGTATCACTGTCGATTGGAAAGCATATCTGGAGCAGGCCAGGCGCAATGTCGAAGCGGCCGGGTATGATGTGCAGATCAGCGACACGGTCTGGAGCAATGTGCAGCTGACCTCGGCCTCAAAAGAGGTGCGGGCCGAAGAGATGCAGCGCTTTTTGCTCGATCCGAACATTCAGGCGGTGGTGCCGGTGTGGGGCGGGGAGTTCTTGTTTGAGATCCTGCCGCTGCTCGATTGGGAACGGTTGAAAGCGGCAGACCCGAAGTGGGTGCTCGGCTACTCCGACCTGACAACGTTCTGCTTCGTCCACACGTTGCTGACCGGGCAGGCGACGGCGCACGGCAACAACTTCTTCGATCTGGGCACCACCCCGTGGGACGCTTTGACCCGGCGCTGGACCGACGTGCTGGCCACGCCGGAGGGCGGGCAGGTCCGGCAAATGTCGTCCGAACGCTACCAAAAGCACTGGTCGCGCAAACAACCGTCCGACCCGTTTGCGCTGACCGAAGAGACCGCATGGAAGCTTCTCGGCCGCGAACAGCAGACGCAAGCGGAGGTGGAGTTCTCCGGCCGGCTGCTCGGCGGCTGCTGGGAGATCCTGCGTTCGCTGGTCGGTACGAGATACGCGCCGGTGCAGCAGTTTGTCCGCGACTATTGCCGGGAGGAAGGCGTGATCTGGTATTTGGAAAGCTCGGAGATCAATGCGGCCGAAATGTACCGCAGCCTGTGGCAGATGAAAGACGCGGGCTGGTTCGAAGGGGCCACAGGCTTTTTGATCGGACGGGCGCGCGGCAATGTCGACGTGTCCGACTTCCACTATCAAGACGCGCTGCACCGCGCACTCGATGACCTGCAGGTGCCGGTGATCTATGAAGCGGACGTTGGGCACCTGCCGCCGCAGATGATCCTCGTCAACGGTGCTGTGGCCCGCGTTTCCTATCAAAACGGCAAAGGGACGCTGGTGATGGAATATCGGTAA
- a CDS encoding prepilin-type N-terminal cleavage/methylation domain-containing protein — protein sequence MQKWIKLLRSQQGFTLIELAVVVFVISILIAIALPNLRGTGEKAQKVTCEGNQRLLRAQLENYYLIENSYPAGATDAERLKQLVDRGYLQSLPTCPGGGTYELTAAADGKSVAVDCPVHGALGR from the coding sequence ATGCAAAAATGGATCAAGCTGCTGCGCAGTCAACAAGGTTTTACCCTGATTGAGCTGGCGGTGGTCGTCTTTGTCATCTCCATTTTGATCGCCATCGCCCTGCCAAATTTGCGCGGCACCGGAGAAAAAGCGCAAAAGGTCACTTGCGAAGGCAACCAGCGTCTGCTGCGTGCGCAGCTCGAGAACTATTACCTGATCGAAAACAGCTACCCGGCAGGCGCAACCGACGCCGAACGATTGAAACAACTGGTCGATCGCGGCTATCTGCAAAGCCTCCCGACCTGTCCCGGCGGCGGCACGTACGAGCTCACCGCAGCCGCAGACGGCAAAAGCGTCGCCGTCGACTGCCCGGTGCACGGAGCGCTCGGCCGATGA
- a CDS encoding c-type cytochrome — translation MTAAGKLKKPAQFAYLLAWVLLLLLVFIGFFGHLLMPYGLTPEDKINFQTQIINGVEKEVSPPFAPSAEHWLGTDHRGYDMLSLLLNGAKYTLLFTLAVTITRFLFAVPFGLFAGATGKGRGVISTLQLITSSVPAILFVYPTMYELIRTFELNQGVRGDDPRVFLFTAILFLLLVAIGVFPLAHQFAERAKYYHGKLFVEASRTMGASTPRIVFRHLMPHLRPELLFAFLTELVQVLFLIGQLAILNIFLGGGEKVVLADGTRFTAEVSFLMTNSGEWGGMIAYSTKFIREFPWLLVESAGFLTVSILILLFFTNQLQKRLEGIAFAPRVPVYRDKKLWATLGTTVVACAALVFYTGDQTSSAPPAQPVISQGDSTAPQSPGTRGLPAKVAQGLQDFAKQFMSYVANNEWNYAEAFLTREYQSQLRAFPQLDVRPLIMNSCAECHGAQLDSGNGRANLRDTKLTAQQIELVIKNGTTNMPAGLLTNETEIEAMALYIKTVLQQNQIPQPFNSWFDAFQNGYQYVETGTLAKGDSRRYEVEIKVTDKSGQPATWKLFVVDDGSGDRTGLYRVDGIEGVPTP, via the coding sequence ATGACAGCTGCTGGAAAACTAAAAAAACCGGCCCAATTTGCGTATCTCCTCGCGTGGGTGCTCTTGCTGTTGCTCGTTTTTATCGGATTTTTCGGACATCTGTTGATGCCTTATGGCCTGACACCGGAAGACAAGATCAATTTTCAGACGCAGATCATAAACGGGGTGGAAAAAGAGGTATCGCCGCCCTTTGCGCCCAGCGCGGAGCATTGGCTTGGCACCGACCATCGCGGCTATGACATGTTGAGCCTGCTGCTGAACGGGGCCAAATATACGCTGCTGTTCACCCTCGCCGTCACGATCACCCGCTTTTTATTCGCGGTGCCGTTCGGGCTGTTTGCCGGCGCGACCGGCAAAGGGCGCGGGGTGATCTCAACCTTGCAGTTGATCACCTCCTCCGTCCCGGCGATCTTGTTCGTGTATCCGACGATGTATGAATTGATCCGCACGTTCGAGCTGAACCAAGGGGTGCGGGGAGACGACCCCCGCGTGTTTTTATTTACCGCGATCCTGTTTCTGCTGCTCGTCGCGATCGGCGTGTTCCCACTGGCGCACCAGTTTGCGGAGCGCGCGAAATATTATCATGGAAAATTGTTCGTCGAGGCTTCCCGCACCATGGGCGCTTCGACGCCGCGCATCGTGTTTCGCCATCTGATGCCGCATCTGCGGCCGGAGCTGCTGTTCGCCTTCTTGACGGAGCTCGTGCAAGTGCTGTTCCTGATCGGGCAGCTGGCGATTCTAAACATCTTCCTCGGCGGCGGCGAAAAAGTGGTGCTGGCCGACGGGACAAGGTTTACAGCTGAAGTGTCGTTTTTGATGACCAACAGCGGCGAATGGGGCGGCATGATCGCCTACAGCACGAAGTTCATCCGCGAGTTCCCATGGCTGCTGGTTGAATCGGCAGGCTTTTTGACCGTTTCGATCCTGATCTTGCTGTTTTTCACCAATCAGTTGCAAAAGCGCCTCGAAGGCATCGCCTTTGCACCGCGCGTCCCTGTTTATCGCGACAAAAAGCTGTGGGCAACGCTTGGCACCACTGTCGTTGCCTGTGCGGCGCTGGTGTTCTATACGGGGGATCAGACTTCATCCGCACCGCCCGCGCAGCCTGTCATTTCGCAAGGTGACAGCACCGCACCGCAATCCCCCGGCACTCGCGGACTGCCGGCAAAAGTCGCGCAGGGGCTGCAAGATTTCGCCAAACAGTTCATGTCCTACGTGGCGAACAACGAGTGGAACTACGCGGAGGCCTTTCTCACGCGGGAATATCAATCACAGCTGCGGGCGTTCCCACAGCTCGATGTCCGCCCGCTCATCATGAACAGCTGCGCCGAATGTCATGGAGCGCAGTTGGACAGCGGGAACGGACGCGCCAACTTACGAGACACCAAGTTAACCGCCCAGCAGATCGAACTGGTGATCAAGAACGGCACCACGAACATGCCGGCCGGGCTCTTGACCAATGAGACCGAAATCGAAGCGATGGCGCTGTATATCAAAACGGTCCTCCAGCAGAATCAAATCCCCCAGCCGTTTAACTCGTGGTTCGACGCCTTCCAAAACGGCTATCAGTATGTCGAAACCGGCACGCTTGCCAAAGGCGATTCCAGACGGTACGAAGTGGAGATCAAAGTCACCGACAAAAGCGGACAACCTGCCACTTGGAAACTCTTCGTCGTCGATGACGGCAGCGGCGACCGCACCGGCCTGTACCGCGTGGATGGCATCGAGGGTGTTCCGACACCGTAA
- a CDS encoding sulfite exporter TauE/SafE family protein gives MIDALLLFFTGVLAGVTGSIVGLGGGFIVVPIISFLYTMAPAQIVGTSMAVLFFNSISSTITYARQKRIDFAAGIAFATASIPGSIIGAFIADGLASKTFFVGFGCFLIFISLFLVFKPKKPVQLPLEPTVRRKFVDATGTEFEYAYHRPLGIMISFVVGFISSLLGIGGGSILVPMMAILFAFPPHIATATSMFTIFLSSIIGTGTHWYLDNVDWLKVLFLAPGAFVGGLVGARLAPKLPAQTILRILSVVLIIVAIRLITK, from the coding sequence ATGATCGATGCACTCCTATTGTTTTTCACTGGTGTTTTAGCCGGGGTGACCGGCTCGATCGTGGGACTTGGCGGCGGATTTATCGTCGTGCCCATCATTTCCTTCTTGTACACGATGGCGCCTGCGCAGATCGTCGGCACGTCGATGGCCGTCTTGTTCTTTAACTCGATTTCCAGCACGATCACCTATGCCCGCCAAAAGCGAATCGACTTTGCGGCAGGTATCGCTTTTGCCACCGCCAGCATCCCCGGTTCGATCATCGGGGCGTTTATCGCAGATGGCTTGGCGAGCAAAACTTTTTTTGTCGGCTTCGGCTGTTTTCTGATCTTCATTTCGCTGTTTCTCGTCTTCAAGCCGAAAAAGCCGGTTCAATTGCCGCTTGAACCCACCGTGCGCCGCAAGTTTGTCGATGCGACAGGGACGGAGTTCGAATACGCCTACCACCGTCCGCTCGGCATCATGATCTCATTTGTGGTCGGCTTCATCTCCTCGCTGCTCGGCATCGGCGGCGGCAGCATCCTCGTGCCGATGATGGCGATCTTGTTCGCTTTTCCGCCGCACATCGCGACGGCCACTTCGATGTTCACGATCTTTTTGTCGTCGATCATCGGCACCGGCACTCATTGGTACCTCGACAACGTCGACTGGCTGAAAGTGCTGTTTTTGGCTCCCGGCGCATTTGTCGGCGGACTGGTCGGTGCGCGACTGGCACCGAAGCTGCCCGCCCAGACGATCTTGCGCATCTTGTCAGTCGTGCTGATCATCGTGGCGATTCGTCTGATTACAAAATAA
- a CDS encoding GspE/PulE family protein yields the protein MNDEQVVTTDRLEHLLTLAYREGASDVHIEPGADGGCQLRVRVNGKLEPWAAPDGSLEQTVSRIKLQARMDIAEKRLPQDGSFQLQAPDGELVDVRVSSLPTVHGEKLALRLLQNRARRSLNELGMDPRQRRLFNSWIEARHGLVLITGPTGSGKTTTLYAAMQERAATGLNLSSLEHPVEVKLPGINQVEIAPRTGLSFGVALRSVLRQDPDILMIGEIRDEESAEVAARAALTGHLVLTSLHSESAVSALLRLIDLGVPPQVVATALRGVVGQRLVETSDGRKAVFECLPMSDLIRQGLYQKADAAELTARAKKTGVRLLPDVLCDWLDRGEIDEETYDRIIGERGLS from the coding sequence ATGAATGACGAACAAGTTGTCACGACAGACCGCTTAGAGCATCTGCTTACCCTTGCCTATCGGGAGGGGGCGAGCGATGTGCACATCGAGCCGGGGGCGGACGGCGGCTGTCAACTGCGGGTGCGGGTGAACGGGAAATTGGAGCCCTGGGCCGCTCCGGACGGAAGCTTGGAGCAGACGGTATCCAGAATCAAACTGCAAGCGCGGATGGACATCGCTGAGAAACGCCTGCCCCAAGACGGCAGCTTTCAACTGCAAGCGCCGGACGGGGAACTGGTGGACGTGCGCGTCTCCTCACTGCCGACGGTGCATGGCGAGAAACTGGCCCTGCGGCTGCTGCAAAACCGGGCGCGGCGCAGTCTGAATGAGCTGGGCATGGACCCGAGGCAGCGCAGGCTGTTCAACTCGTGGATTGAAGCGCGGCACGGCCTGGTGCTGATCACCGGGCCGACCGGATCGGGCAAGACGACCACGCTGTATGCGGCGATGCAGGAGCGCGCTGCGACCGGCCTGAACCTGTCCAGCCTCGAACATCCGGTCGAAGTCAAACTCCCCGGCATCAATCAGGTGGAGATCGCGCCGCGCACAGGGCTGTCCTTTGGCGTGGCGCTGCGTTCCGTGCTCAGGCAGGACCCGGACATTCTGATGATCGGGGAGATCCGCGATGAAGAATCGGCGGAGGTGGCGGCGAGAGCGGCGCTGACCGGACACCTCGTGCTGACCTCCCTGCACAGCGAAAGCGCGGTCAGCGCGCTCCTGCGCCTGATCGACTTAGGCGTGCCGCCGCAAGTCGTGGCCACCGCTTTGCGCGGCGTGGTCGGTCAGCGCCTCGTCGAGACGAGTGACGGGCGCAAGGCGGTCTTCGAATGCCTGCCGATGAGCGATCTGATCCGCCAAGGCCTGTATCAAAAAGCGGATGCAGCGGAGTTGACCGCGCGCGCCAAAAAAACGGGTGTGCGACTGCTGCCCGATGTGCTTTGCGACTGGCTGGATCGCGGGGAGATCGACGAGGAGACCTACGACCGGATCATCGGCGAGCGGGGGCTGTCATGA